A portion of the Sulfuriferula sp. AH1 genome contains these proteins:
- a CDS encoding 23S rRNA (adenine(2030)-N(6))-methyltransferase RlmJ, with protein sequence MLSYRHAFHAGNHADVLKHFVELQLLQYLNQKDKPYWMIDTHAGAGLYALDQGYAVKNAEYLSGIARLMQREDLPAALAEYVELVRGLNPDGEFRIYPGSPWVAMQVLRPQDQLRLFELHPTDSKLLHENFASAGRRVKIEAADGFAGLKALLPPAPRRALVLIDPPYEEKQDYQRVPAALKDALKRFETGTYAVWYPLLQRHESQHFAESLKRLQAKSWLNVSLTVNTPSADGFGMHGSGMFVLNPPWTLKATLQTVMPYLTKVLGQDAGVSFTLESQEA encoded by the coding sequence ATGCTGAGCTATCGTCACGCCTTTCACGCCGGTAATCATGCCGACGTATTGAAACATTTTGTCGAGCTGCAATTGCTGCAGTACCTCAACCAGAAGGACAAGCCTTACTGGATGATCGATACCCATGCCGGGGCTGGCCTGTATGCGCTGGATCAGGGTTATGCGGTGAAAAATGCCGAATACCTGAGCGGTATCGCGCGTCTGATGCAACGCGAGGATCTGCCGGCGGCGCTGGCGGAATATGTGGAACTGGTGCGTGGATTGAATCCCGACGGCGAGTTCAGGATTTATCCCGGTTCGCCGTGGGTGGCGATGCAGGTGCTGCGTCCGCAGGATCAGCTGCGCTTGTTTGAGCTGCACCCGACCGATAGCAAGTTGCTGCACGAGAATTTTGCCAGTGCCGGGCGCCGTGTCAAGATCGAAGCTGCCGACGGTTTTGCGGGGCTCAAGGCATTGTTGCCGCCCGCACCGCGTCGTGCGCTGGTGCTGATCGACCCGCCTTACGAAGAAAAGCAGGATTACCAGCGCGTGCCGGCTGCGTTGAAAGATGCGCTGAAGCGCTTTGAAACCGGCACCTACGCGGTATGGTATCCGTTGCTGCAACGTCACGAGTCGCAGCATTTCGCCGAGAGCCTCAAGCGGCTGCAGGCAAAAAGCTGGCTGAATGTCAGTCTGACGGTGAATACGCCATCTGCGGATGGCTTCGGCATGCACGGCAGCGGCATGTTCGTGCTCAATCCGCCGTGGACGCTGAAAGCCACGCTGCAAACGGTAATGCCTTATCTGACCAAGGTGCTGGGGCAGGATGCGGGCGTATCATTTACGCTGGAGTCGCAGGAAGCCTGA
- a CDS encoding cytochrome-c peroxidase produces the protein MNRNKSRILFGIVGLLAGALGADMSIAAGTSPELQQAQALFKPLPANMGTAEFPVTPERVALGRALFFDPRPSLDGTVSCARCHQPALYGTDALPLPIGVKDRANPRNSPTVLNAAQEFAAHWRGDRINVEDQATKALIGPPSFGQPDFATAMAKIEAIQGYPAMFKQAFPNDKNPVTAENWGKAIGAYERTLVTPAPFDAYLKGNIKALSPAALSGLQKFISTGCASCHNGVGVGGGMYQKFGLVEDYWKETGSKKIDTGRFDVTKNPADMYVFKVPSLRNVAMTAPYFHDGSVATLPEAVRVMGQVQLGKKLDSKDIEEIVAFLNSLTGTLPKNFSTVPTLPPGAFQAAK, from the coding sequence ATGAATAGAAATAAATCCCGAATACTGTTTGGTATCGTGGGTCTGCTGGCGGGTGCATTGGGTGCGGATATGAGTATCGCCGCCGGCACCAGCCCGGAATTGCAACAGGCTCAGGCACTGTTCAAGCCCTTGCCCGCTAATATGGGCACGGCGGAATTCCCGGTCACGCCGGAACGGGTGGCATTGGGGCGAGCGCTGTTTTTCGATCCGCGTCCTTCGCTCGACGGCACGGTGAGTTGCGCACGTTGCCACCAGCCAGCGTTGTACGGCACCGATGCGCTTCCGTTGCCTATCGGTGTGAAAGATCGTGCCAATCCGCGCAATTCGCCAACGGTGCTGAATGCCGCGCAGGAATTTGCAGCGCACTGGCGCGGTGACCGCATCAATGTGGAAGATCAGGCAACCAAGGCGCTGATCGGGCCGCCAAGCTTCGGTCAGCCGGATTTTGCGACCGCGATGGCGAAGATCGAAGCGATTCAAGGCTATCCGGCCATGTTCAAGCAGGCTTTCCCCAACGACAAGAATCCGGTCACGGCAGAAAACTGGGGCAAGGCGATCGGCGCTTATGAACGCACGCTGGTGACTCCTGCGCCGTTCGATGCTTATCTGAAAGGCAACATCAAGGCGCTATCGCCTGCTGCGCTTTCGGGTCTGCAGAAATTCATCTCTACCGGCTGTGCTTCGTGCCATAACGGCGTGGGTGTGGGTGGCGGCATGTATCAGAAATTCGGTCTGGTCGAGGATTACTGGAAGGAGACCGGCAGCAAGAAGATCGATACCGGCAGATTCGATGTGACCAAGAACCCGGCGGACATGTATGTGTTCAAGGTGCCCAGCCTGCGCAACGTGGCGATGACAGCGCCTTATTTCCATGACGGTTCGGTCGCCACATTGCCGGAAGCTGTGCGCGTCATGGGTCAGGTGCAGCTCGGCAAGAAGCTCGACAGCAAGGATATCGAAGAAATCGTGGCTTTTTTGAACAGTCTGACCGGGACCTTGCCGAAGAATTTCTCGACTGTGCCGACTTTGCCGCCGGGTGCGTTTCAGGCTGCGAAATAA
- a CDS encoding rRNA pseudouridine synthase, producing the protein MSESIRLAKRVAEMLPCSRREAELYIEGGWVKVDGQVVEVVGYRVQPQQQVELLSDAALDTAEPVTILLHKPIGVDASVDGAEANPLLQFITPDNRAADDKSELTSLQRHLRDLRMLMPLVISASGLLVFSQDWRVVRKLVEDADKVEQEYVVEVTGELAPNGLALLNHGLTWNGKPLPPIKVSWQNETRLRFALKGVQPGQIKGMCEKVGLTVQSIKRIRIGRVPMAGLQPGKWRYLLDSEQF; encoded by the coding sequence ATGTCCGAATCCATACGCCTCGCCAAACGTGTTGCCGAAATGCTGCCCTGCTCGCGCCGCGAAGCCGAGCTCTATATTGAAGGCGGCTGGGTCAAGGTGGACGGTCAAGTGGTCGAGGTCGTCGGCTATCGCGTGCAGCCGCAGCAGCAGGTTGAATTATTGTCCGATGCTGCTCTGGATACGGCCGAGCCGGTGACCATCCTGCTGCACAAGCCGATCGGGGTCGATGCCAGCGTGGATGGCGCCGAAGCCAACCCCTTGCTGCAGTTCATCACCCCGGACAATCGCGCCGCCGACGACAAATCGGAGCTGACATCCCTGCAGCGCCACCTGCGCGATTTGCGCATGCTCATGCCACTGGTCATCAGCGCCAGCGGCCTGCTGGTGTTCAGCCAGGATTGGCGTGTGGTGCGCAAGCTGGTCGAAGACGCCGACAAGGTCGAGCAGGAGTATGTGGTCGAAGTGACGGGCGAGCTGGCGCCCAACGGCCTGGCGCTGCTCAACCATGGCCTGACCTGGAACGGCAAGCCGCTGCCGCCGATCAAGGTGAGCTGGCAGAACGAAACCCGGCTGCGCTTTGCGCTCAAGGGCGTACAGCCCGGGCAGATCAAGGGCATGTGCGAGAAGGTCGGGCTGACGGTGCAGTCCATCAAGCGCATCCGCATCGGGCGCGTGCCCATGGCCGGCTTGCAGCCGGGAAAATGGCGCTATCTGCTGGACAGCGAGCAGTTTTGA
- a CDS encoding tyrosine-type recombinase/integrase, with amino-acid sequence MALTELQIKNVKPTDSQQKLSDSGGLYLLIKPERDNPSDEKKKLGGGKEWKLAYRFEGKQKTLALGTYPIVTLSQARIKRDEAKALLAAGTDPSEIVTKKAKKSVVVEAQIIEVTKTELLFEFVAIEWFTKFSVGNTPKHGSKIMGWLKKDVFPWIGKRPMNEITPLELLAVIRRMESRGVISTAHDVLALCGRIFRYGVATGKAERDPAADLRGALTPIQSTHFASITEPKDIGELLRKIETYRGSHVTRCALALAPLVFVRPGELRHAEWCEIDFDAALWTIPAEKMKARREHIVPLATQAIAIFREMQPLTGMGKYVFAGAHNANRPMSDGAINKALQSLGYDTQKVQTGHGFRSMASTLLNEQGYNFDAIEVQLAHKETNKVRAAYNKAQYLPERKKMMQSWADYLIGLKNGADVITIKRA; translated from the coding sequence ATGGCTTTGACCGAACTTCAAATAAAGAACGTGAAACCAACGGACAGTCAACAAAAGCTATCTGATAGCGGCGGTTTGTATCTGTTGATTAAGCCGGAGCGTGACAATCCAAGCGATGAAAAGAAAAAGCTGGGCGGCGGCAAGGAATGGAAACTGGCCTATCGTTTCGAGGGCAAACAGAAAACGCTGGCACTTGGCACTTATCCAATCGTTACCTTATCCCAAGCCCGCATCAAACGCGACGAAGCCAAGGCGCTGTTAGCCGCTGGCACTGACCCCAGCGAGATCGTCACCAAGAAAGCGAAAAAGTCGGTCGTGGTTGAGGCGCAGATAATCGAAGTGACCAAAACAGAATTGTTGTTTGAATTTGTGGCGATTGAATGGTTTACAAAGTTTTCAGTTGGTAATACCCCTAAGCATGGCAGCAAAATAATGGGCTGGCTCAAAAAGGATGTTTTCCCGTGGATTGGTAAACGTCCAATGAATGAAATAACCCCTTTGGAGTTGCTGGCTGTAATACGGCGTATGGAATCGCGCGGCGTTATTAGTACGGCGCATGACGTTCTAGCATTGTGCGGGCGCATATTTCGCTATGGTGTGGCTACGGGTAAGGCTGAACGTGACCCGGCGGCTGACTTGCGCGGCGCATTAACGCCCATCCAAAGCACGCATTTCGCCTCCATCACTGAACCTAAAGACATAGGCGAGCTACTACGCAAAATTGAAACATACAGAGGCAGCCATGTTACTAGGTGCGCGTTAGCATTAGCCCCGTTGGTATTTGTGCGCCCGGGTGAGCTACGCCATGCTGAATGGTGTGAGATTGATTTTGATGCGGCGCTTTGGACAATCCCGGCGGAAAAGATGAAAGCACGGCGCGAGCATATAGTGCCTTTGGCTACCCAAGCGATTGCGATATTCCGAGAAATGCAGCCACTGACGGGCATGGGTAAGTATGTTTTCGCGGGGGCGCATAATGCAAATAGACCCATGAGCGATGGCGCGATAAATAAGGCTTTGCAGTCGCTGGGCTATGATACACAGAAAGTGCAGACAGGGCACGGTTTTAGATCAATGGCGAGTACGTTATTAAATGAGCAGGGATATAACTTTGATGCGATAGAGGTGCAATTAGCGCATAAGGAAACCAACAAAGTCAGAGCGGCTTATAACAAGGCGCAGTATCTACCAGAGCGAAAAAAGATGATGCAATCGTGGGCTGATTATTTGATTGGGTTGAAAAATGGGGCGGATGTTATAACGATTAAGCGGGCGTAG
- a CDS encoding RNA polymerase sigma factor, with protein MFTGDRARFSEWVRLHQSFLYRAAWALSGERSAAQDLVQETFALAWRARRQLRDGVAVQAWLYQILRREAMRVWRERQPWDAWDDAHCEGVAGGFNQVDLRIDLLNALQALNPLHREILVPFYLADMNYEQLALALDIPLGTVMSRLSRARRALRQLLEEEGS; from the coding sequence ATGTTTACCGGGGATAGAGCACGCTTTTCCGAATGGGTCAGGCTGCATCAGTCGTTCCTGTACCGTGCCGCCTGGGCGTTATCGGGTGAGCGCAGTGCAGCGCAGGATCTGGTGCAGGAGACTTTCGCGCTGGCCTGGCGGGCGCGCAGGCAGCTGCGTGACGGGGTGGCGGTGCAGGCGTGGCTGTATCAGATCCTGCGCCGGGAGGCGATGCGGGTCTGGCGCGAGCGTCAGCCATGGGATGCGTGGGACGATGCGCATTGCGAGGGCGTTGCGGGCGGTTTCAATCAGGTGGATTTGCGTATCGATTTGCTGAATGCCTTGCAGGCACTCAACCCGTTGCACAGGGAGATACTGGTGCCGTTTTATCTGGCGGATATGAATTATGAGCAACTGGCGCTGGCACTGGATATTCCGCTTGGCACTGTCATGAGCCGACTGAGCCGCGCACGGCGCGCATTGCGGCAGTTGCTGGAAGAAGAGGGATCGTAA
- a CDS encoding chemotaxis protein produces MKSVQQEIDERTNLTGSNKFELLLFTLGTSANSDRAELFGINVFKIREIVAMPEITSVAGAPPNMLGVVNLRGQIISVIDLPAIAGCTPKTGLNIILVTEFARSTQAFAVESVEDIARLDWGQVLSAESSAAGGMVTSIARLDGDTDHTRLVQVLDVESILRNMMPSDEAEVNPDTLGPQITLKPGTVILAADDSVVARALIEQGLDAMGAPYIMTKTGREAWDQLQSLASAAEAEGKTIHDKIALVLTDLEMPEMDGFTLTRNIKQDTRFKAIPVVIHSSLTGSANEDHVKSVGADAYVAKFVAEELAATLRKVLAQ; encoded by the coding sequence ATGAAATCCGTACAGCAGGAAATCGACGAACGCACCAATCTGACCGGCTCCAACAAATTCGAATTGCTGCTGTTCACCCTGGGCACCAGCGCCAATAGCGATCGCGCCGAGTTGTTCGGCATCAATGTATTCAAGATCCGTGAAATCGTCGCGATGCCTGAAATCACTAGCGTTGCAGGTGCCCCGCCGAATATGCTGGGCGTCGTCAACCTGCGCGGGCAGATCATCTCCGTAATCGACTTGCCCGCCATCGCGGGATGCACACCTAAAACCGGTCTGAATATCATACTGGTGACGGAATTCGCGCGCAGCACACAAGCCTTTGCGGTGGAATCGGTAGAAGACATCGCCCGGCTGGACTGGGGCCAGGTACTCTCCGCCGAATCCAGTGCAGCGGGCGGCATGGTCACCAGCATTGCCCGGCTGGACGGCGACACCGACCACACCCGTCTGGTGCAAGTGCTGGATGTCGAGAGCATATTGCGCAACATGATGCCGTCAGACGAAGCTGAAGTGAATCCCGACACCCTGGGCCCGCAAATCACCCTGAAACCCGGCACGGTCATTCTCGCTGCCGATGATTCCGTCGTGGCACGCGCCTTGATCGAACAGGGGCTCGACGCGATGGGCGCGCCTTACATCATGACCAAGACCGGCAGGGAAGCCTGGGATCAGTTGCAGTCACTTGCCAGCGCAGCGGAGGCCGAAGGCAAAACCATACACGACAAGATCGCCCTGGTACTGACTGATCTGGAAATGCCGGAGATGGACGGTTTCACGCTCACCCGCAATATCAAGCAGGACACACGCTTCAAAGCCATTCCGGTGGTCATCCATTCATCGCTCACCGGGTCCGCCAACGAGGACCACGTCAAGAGCGTAGGCGCGGATGCCTACGTCGCCAAATTCGTCGCCGAGGAGCTGGCAGCCACGCTGCGCAAGGTACTGGCACAATAA
- a CDS encoding AlpA family transcriptional regulator, translating to MALQIQDSPKQLIRRNKVEEITSLSRSRIYALMADDDFPKPVRLGSMSVAWVLADVEEWINARIAQSRVA from the coding sequence ATGGCTTTGCAAATTCAAGATTCACCTAAACAATTAATCCGCCGTAACAAGGTGGAAGAAATAACCTCGTTAAGCCGTTCGCGTATCTATGCGCTGATGGCTGATGATGACTTCCCAAAGCCGGTACGCCTTGGCAGCATGTCAGTTGCTTGGGTACTCGCAGACGTAGAGGAATGGATTAACGCCCGTATTGCTCAAAGCAGGGTGGCGTAA
- a CDS encoding potassium channel family protein, translating into MTTPRNFRIFMGIGGVPEHDRPSAYLWERRLHWLMVAVALLTLPAFYLEVSEQSGFFRHLGQLLDLIILIAFIAEFVWMLHMVEQKSLYILHNWLNLLIIFGAAISLTGMDGEWLPLARLFRLAYVSLMIARLLGSIRNLFTPGATPYLLGWMVVIMLLSGGGFYWLEPTVHSYSQGLWLAFTTGATVGYGDIVPTTDASRLFAAAMVVLGFAMLSVVTASIAAFFIGEDERKMRGELHHDIRELREEVQKLRAELMAHREYNGKLDKS; encoded by the coding sequence ATGACGACACCACGCAATTTTCGGATTTTTATGGGAATAGGCGGCGTACCTGAACACGACCGGCCGAGCGCCTATCTGTGGGAACGGCGCCTGCACTGGCTGATGGTGGCTGTCGCCTTGCTGACGCTGCCAGCCTTTTATCTGGAAGTCAGCGAGCAAAGCGGATTTTTCCGCCACCTCGGGCAATTGCTGGATCTGATCATCCTGATTGCGTTCATTGCCGAATTCGTCTGGATGCTCCACATGGTCGAGCAGAAATCGCTCTACATCCTGCATAACTGGCTGAACCTGCTGATAATCTTCGGCGCCGCCATCAGCCTGACCGGCATGGACGGCGAATGGCTACCACTGGCGCGGCTGTTCCGGCTGGCCTATGTCTCGCTGATGATCGCGCGCCTGCTCGGCTCGATACGCAATCTGTTCACCCCGGGCGCCACCCCTTATCTGCTGGGCTGGATGGTGGTGATCATGCTGCTCTCCGGCGGCGGCTTCTACTGGCTGGAGCCCACCGTGCACTCGTATTCCCAGGGCTTGTGGCTGGCATTCACCACCGGCGCCACCGTCGGCTATGGCGATATCGTCCCTACCACCGATGCCTCACGTTTATTCGCCGCCGCGATGGTAGTACTTGGCTTCGCCATGCTGTCAGTCGTCACCGCGAGTATTGCCGCATTTTTTATCGGCGAAGACGAGCGCAAAATGCGCGGCGAACTCCATCACGACATTCGTGAATTGCGCGAAGAAGTGCAAAAACTGCGCGCTGAATTGATGGCGCATCGCGAATACAACGGCAAACTCGATAAATCATGA